One window of the Longimicrobiaceae bacterium genome contains the following:
- a CDS encoding N-acetylmuramoyl-L-alanine amidase gives MPYSLRWLPQVLKDAGLKVAVVDGWENRGHGDVGTIAGVICHHTAGPRRGNMPSLGILKNGRRDLPGPLAQLGLGRDGTFYVVAAGRCYHAGSGVWQGITTGNSSFIGIEAENTGGADDFPWPSVQLEAYQRGVAAILKRIGRSAHHCAGHREYATPSGRKIDPSFDMEAFRSSVAAILADEAPPPVLIPASDAQGRPTLRRGAAGPLVGALQEKLGVTGPDVFGPRTEAAVREFQRAHGLVPDGIVGPRTWTELDQVEEAPPGPAAPPATPSLLTQDQSLAWGAKVNDEFREKVRAIAGQIGCSPNDLMACMAFETGESFDPAERNPKSGATGLIQFMPDTASRLGTTTGALSQMDAVTQLDYVARYFLWFSGVRTLKDVYMAILWPRAIGKPDDYLLFAKPSVQYRQNRGLDVDKDGRITKWEAVAAVRDKLRKGLQPPFVA, from the coding sequence ATGCCCTACTCTCTGAGGTGGCTGCCGCAAGTGCTCAAGGATGCCGGTCTGAAGGTCGCGGTGGTGGATGGGTGGGAGAACCGCGGCCACGGGGACGTTGGGACGATCGCGGGCGTGATATGTCACCACACCGCGGGGCCAAGGCGTGGGAACATGCCCAGCCTGGGTATCCTCAAGAACGGCAGACGGGATCTCCCCGGCCCGCTTGCCCAATTGGGACTGGGACGGGATGGCACCTTCTACGTGGTCGCTGCCGGCAGGTGCTACCATGCCGGCAGCGGAGTCTGGCAGGGGATCACCACCGGTAACAGCAGCTTCATCGGCATCGAGGCGGAGAATACGGGCGGCGCCGATGACTTCCCCTGGCCGAGCGTGCAACTCGAGGCGTATCAGCGCGGGGTGGCCGCCATTCTGAAGAGAATCGGGCGGAGTGCCCACCATTGCGCCGGGCACCGCGAGTACGCGACGCCGAGCGGCCGCAAGATCGACCCGAGCTTCGACATGGAGGCGTTCCGCTCGTCAGTCGCCGCGATCCTGGCGGACGAGGCCCCGCCCCCAGTGCTCATCCCCGCGAGCGATGCCCAGGGGCGACCGACGCTCCGGCGCGGGGCTGCGGGGCCGCTCGTGGGCGCCCTGCAGGAGAAGCTGGGGGTGACTGGCCCGGACGTCTTCGGCCCCAGGACGGAGGCGGCCGTCCGGGAGTTCCAGCGGGCCCATGGACTCGTTCCGGATGGAATCGTCGGACCCCGGACCTGGACTGAGCTCGATCAGGTGGAGGAGGCCCCTCCGGGCCCGGCTGCACCGCCTGCAACCCCGAGCCTGCTCACCCAGGATCAATCGCTCGCGTGGGGGGCAAAGGTCAACGACGAGTTCCGGGAGAAGGTCAGAGCGATCGCGGGACAGATCGGATGCAGTCCCAACGATCTGATGGCCTGCATGGCCTTCGAAACGGGAGAATCGTTCGACCCGGCCGAGCGGAATCCGAAGAGCGGCGCGACCGGGTTGATCCAGTTCATGCCGGACACCGCCAGTCGGTTAGGAACGACGACCGGGGCGCTGTCGCAGATGGACGCAGTGACCCAACTGGACTACGTCGCCCGCTACTTCCTGTGGTTTTCCGGCGTGAGGACGCTGAAGGACGTGTACATGGCGATTCTCTGGCCGCGCGCCATCGGCAAGCCGGACGACTACCTTCTCTTCGCGAAGCCGTCGGTTCAGTACCGGCAGAACCGCGGGCTCGATGTGGACAAAGATGGCCGCATCACCAAATGGGAGGCGGTCGCCGCCGTCAGGGACAAGCTCAGGAAGGGTCTGCAGCCTCCCTTTGTCGCATGA